ACTGAATCACATTGTCTCCGCTCTTCTCAAGCTGATGCTGCTGGTACACGTCTTCCATCAGGAATTTACGGTTCACAAACTTGGCCTTGGACCACATCCATACCTGGGGAGGGAATttagacaaagaaacaaaaattcaaGGCCAAAACTCAAATCTAAATTGAAATTTGaattgtaaaaacaaacaaaaaaaaatcttatgaGAGCTTTTTAGACCAACTTGTTTTTTTGCCCTTGCAGTGACTCTGACAACAATCTCCTTCTCCAGATCGTGGCCTTTTGAATCCGACAGCGCCAGGTTCTTGATCTCCAGCTTAAACTCCACCCCCTGCAAACATGACAAGAGCAGGTGTTCAATCATTCAATTATTACTAAATAGTCATGACCCAAAATATATGTGTTGATTGATTTACAGACATAGCTTACCTTGTTCAGTTCCTGGCTCATCTGGTTGGCCTCAGCCATCATGGGCATCAGTTTGATGTAGTCGTAGAAGACGGCCAGCAGACTGGGGTCTGTCTGACTGGACCCGGCACTGGACTCACCTAAACACAGAAACGGGAATTAAGTTTGATTGCAAACATAAACCTCCTCTATTTGACTGATTGCCTCGCGCTTACCCAGATGGATgccttcagcagcagccagttCAGACTGGAAGTAGTCGTAGTCGTAGCGGCTCCAGTCGTCCCCGCCCCTCTCAGAAGGATAACCAATGAACAGGTAGGTACAGTTTGAACCGAGAATGAGACGGTCctggagagagacaaaagagaggatgtgtgtatgtactgtaacACACGTCACACAGTTGTATCATaaagcttgtgtgtttgtgtatgtgtgtgtgtgtgtgtggacccaCCAGGTGTTGCAGCTCAGTCGTCTGGGAGACAGCATTGCCATTGAcaatgacctttgaccctgcCAGCGGGGTCAGTGTCACCCGGCGCTGTTCATTCCTGAACACAGCATGACGCTCTTGGATCCTgacatacaaaaacatgcaagcataaatgtgcatgtaaacTTTAacgtacaaaaacacaaaacattcgAATAAGCCACACACAAAATTACTGAGCTTGCAGACACTCATGCACGTGTCATTTTCTTCACTTGCTCTGTGTTAAAAAGGATCCCAGGACCTGCAGCCTGTCCCAGCATGCACTAGGGCAGATCGTCAATCAGTTACATCACATCCACTTTTTAGACATAACGTATTGACTGTCTGGTGATCCCACCCTGCAGATTTGTGACGTTCTGTTGTTGCCTGATGTGATGAAAACTCACCCTAAGCCCCTGATAGAGATGGATCTTGGTGAAGACTCACACAGGCCGATGTCCCATTCgcctgaaacacaaagcagggTTCCTGAGTGGTAATGAACACGCTGAATCTTATACGTATAAATAACATATTTGTATACAATACATGTATTATATTTTCATATGCTGCACTTTATTCGGGGCAACCTTACAAAAGACAGCTCGTTCTTAATGGCCTTTCCCCTGTTTAAAGGgctttgaatgaatgaatgaaggttCATCTGAAAGGTGAACTGACCGAGAGATCGAGATATTGATCTCAGTAAGAGGAGAGAGACGGACGCAGACGTACCCTCCTGAATGAAAAGCTTGACCACCCCTGACAGCTGAGCGTCCTCGTTGATGTTCAGGATGTAGGGGTGCATCTgcatcatcctcctctcctgaCAGTAAGGAAGagccacacattcacacactcgTGCTCATGTGTTGAGTGGAGCTGAAACTACGGAAACTCCTGTTTGTTGGCATCTCTGATCGTGAATTtggatgcgtgtgtgtgtgtgtgtgtgtgtgtgtgtgtacctgtgtgatGTTAGCGTACTGTTGCTCCCAGTCTTTCAGCGCCTCCTGTAGGTGTTGTTCCCACAGTGTCTGAATGGTTCTGATCTGGAGCTCATTGTGGGTCAGCAGCTGCCGAAGttcctctgaacacacacacacacacacacacacacccctcttgTCTTTTGACCTCTCTTGTCTCCTCCCGCTGAATTCTCTTCTGTTCTAAAGTAAGTCTTACTCGTCTCGTCGGTGGCTCTGCGTCCCTCTTGGCCCAGCCGGCTCAGTCGTTGCAGCAGCCTGGCGTTCTCAGCCTTCAGCTCTTTCACCAGACGCTCAGTGGGGCTCTCATTCACCACCGCTCGGTTCTGGATACGTTTTGCCCTGAAGACAAGAGGGAGGTGGGGATGTGGATTGAGTAAAACTGAAGAAGAGTGAAAAGccgagaagaaagaaaagaagggagaaGACAAGAGAAGGTAGAGAGTGACTGGCTTCTAAGTTTTAGTGTgctaataaatgttttattattttacctcTCAGCATAGCGCAGGGTGGAGAGAGACTCCTCATAGCAGATATCAGCAGGGCTCAGTGTGGCAATCTTGAAAATCAGTGGATGTCCAAAATGAGAAACAGCTTGACTGatctgtgtatttacagtgtatGAACATACCGGTGATGCCTCTTAGCACCATTTTCTGTTACCATGACAGTGCGACTGTTGCCTCCCAgagcagactgcagcagcttAGTAAGAACTGAGTCTCTGTAGGGTATATGGACAACCTTCTTCCCCACCGCCACATCAGCAAGGGAACTGGAGGAGAGGGGAGTGATGTGACGAGTACTGGTCAACCAAACTGAGCGAAAAGTAAACTCCACGCCAGGCACCAACCTGATAACGTTGCCCAAAGTGGTGAGGCTCAGGTTGATGGCTGTGCCCTCTTTGAGTCTGTCAGCCTCCGACCCAGACGACCGCTGACGCTCACTGCCAGCCAGGTCCACCAAATTAATGTTGGACTGCTTTGTGATGTTCTCTTTGGAAAAGATCTGGCAGGAAGTGACGGTGatgtcaatttaaaaaaaaaaaaaaaaaaaaaaagcttgaacaCACCTGAAGATGGTATTGTGGCACAGATAGCAGTAACAACAGCTTGCTTAAGACAACAGTGTGGATTTGAAGTGCAGTGATTTTACCTGTTTGAGCTGGAGGATAATGAGCATGTGCGAGCGACTGCTGTTGGCGTTCATGTGAGTGGCAGCTGTGGTGCGGGTCCTGGTTCCCTGCTCCATCAGCTGCTCCACCTACATTTGAAATTCCATGCTTAAACATGAgaacaaacacaatacaaaaatacaaaacaataacgGGGAAACAAAAGGATATCTGAAAGACCCCTGAATATCCAATGTTGCTCTTATTTCTTTATCCTATTGGTTAAGACATTCATGCAGGTACAGTTAACACACTAAAGCAAATTAAGCTTGTTGCATGGAGAGCTTGTACGACTGTCTCACAGAGGGTGTTACAGTGGAGCTGTACATATTCTCCATCCTACTGTGTACCTGGGCTGCACTCTCACACGGGACTGTTCGGAGTCCCTCCACATAGAAGCCTCTGTGCTgctcctctctgactctgagTCCTCCAGGAGTGCGGGACCCCCGAGACAGTAAGTCCACCACCTGGACacagaggagaagcagaagaaacagaagatgaTTCACAGAATAAGACAGCGGTCAAAATGAAAGTTAACTGCTTCTTCCTTCTGTTACCTGCTCATTGTAGATTTCCAGCATACTGAAAAAGACCTGTGCAGAAAtcaagaacaaagacatttggAGTTTTCCTATCCATACATGATGCTGGTAAATGATGTTgacttgaaacacacacacacacttcacctgACACTGTCTCGTCTCCTGGTTTTCTCTCATGGCCTGAAAGAGCCGCTCACAGAGCTTAGGAACCAGTCCTTTGTTAGGCCCATAGCCCACCATGGAGTAACTCTTCCCTGAGCCGGTCTGCCCGTAGGCCAGCAGTGTGGCATTGTAACCCTGCAGCAGGCAACACTCACTATTAGAGCAGACTTAGAAACTCTTAAAAATGGTTTTACAACAAACTCTACTTGAATGTGAAAAAGGCACTTTGTGATATAAACTTTGTGAAACTGCAGTTAAATATATGATGATTGCTACCTGCAGTGCGTTCTCCAGGATCCCCTCTCCCAGGTCCTGGAACACACTGTCCTGGGGAGAGAGGACATGTTTTGAGCCTTGCCACCCAGTATTGTCCTGATCAAACTCTTACACTGTCTTCATGCATCTTCCCATATGAATTCTGGGTTCTCTATACTCTGCTGGTTGTATTGAATCCTCTTCCTGTTCTACCAGCATGACTCAGGGCTGACCTGGTCAGCGTATCGTCCGCCGGGTTCTTCGGGCACATAGAGGCCGCTGCGCTCTCGTGCAAAGCCACTGTGAGACCAGTAGGCGTAGTCAAAAGAAAAGGAGCGACGGTTCTGGCAGTCACGTGGGTCCTGGATGGTGATGGAGCTGGACACCATGGAGATGATGCAGCGGCTGCCTGCGTCCCTCTCCCTCTGAACAGGGGaaggggaaggaaggaaaacgagaggagatgaaaacaaaagactgatgTTTAATTCCCACGGTGGGGTGATGGGATCTGTCAACAGCGTAATGTAGACTACGAATCATTGAGAACTAATGACTAGAATATTCATGTGACTCCCAGTTGAGTAGTCATAGAATCTTTACTCAAGCTAGAAATTAACTAGTAATTGATGCTATCAGATAAATGCAGTGGAAAAGAGGACAGCATTTTACACTAAGACATAGTGGAGTTTAAGCATAAAGTAGGATAAAGTAGAAATACAGAAGTACAAAAACCCAACATCACTCTTAAGTACAGTACCAGAGTGAATGTACTTACATTCAGcaactgcagaaaagaaaagttaaattGCCAAGTCAAATCATTCTGTTTGCTCCCACATTTGTGAATGAACTGGTCAATATTTAATGTAGTTTGTAAAAATCAATTTAACACTAATACTACCATAAActacagcagtttttttttccccacatcaAGGCattctctgctgttttattgAACTGCTAGGGTTCATTATACTGTGTATCAGTAATATACCACTGACTGTGACACCATAAGAGTATAGTACATTGTAGTATTTGCAATATAgccatgaaagaaaacaagaggcCAGTAAATAACAGAAGTGAATTTGTACTGCACACTGACCTTGTTGAAGGGTCGGACTCTGACGGCCACTTTGACACAGTCCTTGTTGTTCATGTCCGAGGCTTTAGCCCTCATGGTGCAGCAGGCAGGCATCAGTGCTGTCGCTCTGTTGGACTGAGCGATCAGCCGCTCCCTCACAGAGAACAACAGGACTGTGTCGAGTTACATGCCAACACCGACTGTGGGGTCCATAAGAGCCTCTTAGAAAGTgactcatttaaaaacaaaacttaaagtGAAAGTCATGATCATCAGCATTTAATATGGAAATGAATAAtatacttttaattttcttttcttaacctTTTTGTTAGTGCCGCAGTAGAGGTAAGGTGGTGTCACTTTCTCCTTGCCTACTACCATAAATTATAAAAGAGTCAGAGCCCAGGCAAACAGGAGTTAGATTTAAAAGGGTGGTTACACATTCACAGCCACATTTAGGTCAACACTTAATGTCACTTTCTCCAAAGTCATTCTAACATCTACATTTCTAACAAAAACCATGACCCGAAAGCTAACAAAGACATGCACTTAGAAACAGCAAAGTAAACCGAGACAATCACTCCACACCAGAAGTAGACAAGTACTGAAGCTTTTCCATGTTTATCAAAGAGCAGTCATCAAAAATAAGACATTCTGCATACATTCATCAGAAAATAGCCTGTCTGT
The Scatophagus argus isolate fScaArg1 chromosome 1, fScaArg1.pri, whole genome shotgun sequence DNA segment above includes these coding regions:
- the kif28 gene encoding kinesin-like protein KIF28P isoform X2; the protein is MPACCTMRAKASDMNNKDCVKVAVRVRPFNKRERDAGSRCIISMVSSSITIQDPRDCQNRRSFSFDYAYWSHSGFARERSGLYVPEEPGGRYADQDSVFQDLGEGILENALQGYNATLLAYGQTGSGKSYSMVGYGPNKGLVPKLCERLFQAMRENQETRQCQVFFSMLEIYNEQVVDLLSRGSRTPGGLRVREEQHRGFYVEGLRTVPCESAAQVEQLMEQGTRTRTTAATHMNANSSRSHMLIILQLKQIFSKENITKQSNINLVDLAGSERQRSSGSEADRLKEGTAINLSLTTLGNVISSLADVAVGKKVVHIPYRDSVLTKLLQSALGGNSRTVMIATLSPADICYEESLSTLRYAERAKRIQNRAVVNESPTERLVKELKAENARLLQRLSRLGQEGRRATDETKELRQLLTHNELQIRTIQTLWEQHLQEALKDWEQQYANITQERRMMQMHPYILNINEDAQLSGVVKLFIQEGEWDIGLCESSPRSISIRGLGIQERHAVFRNEQRRVTLTPLAGSKVIVNGNAVSQTTELQHLDRLILGSNCTYLFIGYPSERGGDDWSRYDYDYFQSELAAAEGIHLGESSAGSSQTDPSLLAVFYDYIKLMPMMAEANQMSQELNKGVEFKLEIKNLALSDSKGHDLEKEIVVRVTARAKKQVWMWSKAKFVNRKFLMEDVYQQHQLEKSGDNRAEGLCTAALPREKDPFWDPVEPLLLGTAHLWLQSLAFRIPLEEQLEVLGSEGTEEAILQAQLVPCTSAGLPLGEDEILIDPSELLGRRLDFQLVMEQCCGLRWIREARDRGVQIGFRLFDCSQTLYTPAVWHNINPLLDHRVHFASLHTSQRLLDYLQSSAIVLELWGLQEGCTDLISSLDEVRMTTEGVVILEEADPTDSAPVESAQLSCSVRALQQDLEELKNVNASLRKENQSLREQLSTARNGVESVRGRSVRPSCDAEFARSLKVFYHSMTSVRGQLQRLRRHRPSEDSDLLGLRLFVDEQSGLLRDFSEQLEHSVSTLKQDVAAIVRRKRERTGIWS
- the kif28 gene encoding kinesin-like protein KIF28P isoform X1 → MPACCTMRAKASDMNNKDCVKVAVRVRPFNKRERDAGSRCIISMVSSSITIQDPRDCQNRRSFSFDYAYWSHSGFARERSGLYVPEEPGGRYADQDSVFQDLGEGILENALQGYNATLLAYGQTGSGKSYSMVGYGPNKGLVPKLCERLFQAMRENQETRQCQVKCVCVFQVNIIYQHHVWIGKLQMSLFLISAQVFFSMLEIYNEQVVDLLSRGSRTPGGLRVREEQHRGFYVEGLRTVPCESAAQVEQLMEQGTRTRTTAATHMNANSSRSHMLIILQLKQIFSKENITKQSNINLVDLAGSERQRSSGSEADRLKEGTAINLSLTTLGNVISSLADVAVGKKVVHIPYRDSVLTKLLQSALGGNSRTVMIATLSPADICYEESLSTLRYAERAKRIQNRAVVNESPTERLVKELKAENARLLQRLSRLGQEGRRATDETKELRQLLTHNELQIRTIQTLWEQHLQEALKDWEQQYANITQERRMMQMHPYILNINEDAQLSGVVKLFIQEGEWDIGLCESSPRSISIRGLGIQERHAVFRNEQRRVTLTPLAGSKVIVNGNAVSQTTELQHLDRLILGSNCTYLFIGYPSERGGDDWSRYDYDYFQSELAAAEGIHLGESSAGSSQTDPSLLAVFYDYIKLMPMMAEANQMSQELNKGVEFKLEIKNLALSDSKGHDLEKEIVVRVTARAKKQVWMWSKAKFVNRKFLMEDVYQQHQLEKSGDNRAEGLCTAALPREKDPFWDPVEPLLLGTAHLWLQSLAFRIPLEEQLEVLGSEGTEEAILQAQLVPCTSAGLPLGEDEILIDPSELLGRRLDFQLVMEQCCGLRWIREARDRGVQIGFRLFDCSQTLYTPAVWHNINPLLDHRVHFASLHTSQRLLDYLQSSAIVLELWGLQEGCTDLISSLDEVRMTTEGVVILEEADPTDSAPVESAQLSCSVRALQQDLEELKNVNASLRKENQSLREQLSTARNGVESVRGRSVRPSCDAEFARSLKVFYHSMTSVRGQLQRLRRHRPSEDSDLLGLRLFVDEQSGLLRDFSEQLEHSVSTLKQDVAAIVRRKRERTGIWS
- the kif28 gene encoding kinesin-like protein KIF28P isoform X3; amino-acid sequence: MPACCTMRAKASDMNNKDCVKVAVRVRPFNKRERDAGSRCIISMVSSSITIQDPRDCQNRRSFSFDYAYWSHSGFARERSGLYVPEEPGGRYADQDSVFQDLGEGILENALQGYNATLLAYGQTGSGKSYSMVGYGPNKGLVPKLCERLFQAMRENQETRQCQVKCVCVFQVNIIYQHHVWIGKLQMSLFLISAQVFFSMLEIYNEQVVDLLSRGSRTPGGLRVREEQHRGFYVEGLRTVPCESAAQVEQLMEQGTRTRTTAATHMNANSSRSHMLIILQLKQIFSKENITKQSNINLVDLAGSERQRSSGSEADRLKEGTAINLSLTTLGNVISSLADVAVGKKVVHIPYRDSVLTKLLQSALGGNSRTVMIATLSPADICYEESLSTLRYAERAKRIQNRAVVNESPTERLVKELKAENARLLQRLSRLGQEGRRATDETKELRQLLTHNELQIRTIQTLWEQHLQEALKDWEQQYANITQERRMMQMHPYILNINEDAQLSGVVKLFIQEGEWDIGLCESSPRSISIRGLGIQERHAVFRNEQRRVTLTPLAGSKVIVNGNAVSQTTELQHLDRLILGSNCTYLFIGYPSERGGDDWSRYDYDYFQSELAAAEGIHLGESSAGSSQTDPSLLAVFYDYIKLMPMMAEANQMSQELNKGVEFKLEIKNLALSDSKGHDLEKEIVVRVTARAKKQVWMWSKAKFVNRKFLMEDVYQQHQLEKSGDNRAEGLCTAALPREKDPFWDPVEPLLLGTAHLWLQSLAFRIPLEEQLEVLGSEGTEEAILQAQLVPCTSAGLPLGEDEILIDPSELLGRRLDFQLVMEQCCGLRWIREARDRGVQIGFRLFDCSQTLYTPAVWHNINPLLDHRVHFASLHTSQRLLDYLQSSAIVLELWGLQEGCTDLISSLDEVRMTTEGVVILEEADPTDSAPVESAQLSCSVRALQQDLEELKNVNASLRKENQSLREQLSTARNGVESVRGRSVRPSCDAEFARSLKVFYHSMTSVRGQLQRLRRHRPSVRIHVITFRGL